A DNA window from Moorella thermoacetica contains the following coding sequences:
- a CDS encoding ferritin-like domain-containing protein — MTIDQIINLLNLDLSWEYAAMIQYIQHASLLTGPEYFAIIDEELQHAQDEHEHAVRLTDKIQYLGGFPTVNVQEIKTSLSNVEMLRQDLQAEYDALHRYLQRIEQLEALKLYDVAQVIREIALVEQGHIIDLEKSLGIQKVR, encoded by the coding sequence ATGACCATTGACCAGATAATTAATTTACTGAACCTGGACCTCTCCTGGGAGTACGCCGCCATGATCCAGTATATCCAGCATGCTAGCCTGTTGACCGGGCCCGAGTATTTTGCCATTATCGATGAAGAACTCCAGCATGCCCAGGATGAGCATGAGCATGCAGTCAGATTAACCGATAAGATCCAGTATCTGGGGGGCTTCCCGACGGTTAATGTCCAGGAAATCAAGACCTCCCTCAGTAACGTGGAAATGCTGCGTCAGGATCTTCAGGCGGAATATGACGCCCTGCACCGTTATCTCCAGCGCATTGAGCAGCTGGAAGCCCTCAAACTCTACGATGTCGCCCAGGTCATCCGCGAGATCGCCCTGGTAGAACAGGGGCACATTATCGACCTGGAGAAATCCCTGGGCATCCAGAAAGTCAGGTAA
- a CDS encoding glycosyl hydrolase family 18 protein, with amino-acid sequence MENNWYYVPDPSGLASLRSYGGLLRYVLPFWFGVTENGGLVDQADTGGLAAIRRYNLPVLAIVHNYSSPQYGPLIHRLLTTEGLRQALVQNILNLMYRWDFAGVNIDFEFVPPEDRPYLTSFLNQLGQTLKGAGFLTTISVPAELRDNPRHPFSGAFSYPNLAAASDQVYILAYDEHFATPGPIASTSFIRQVLDYAVTVIPREKIRLGMAVYGYDWAEGARVPVTLSHSQVLDLARRVGASIYYDPNAQESTFTYVEDNTPHVVWFEDVRSFSVRLGLVREYNLPGIAVWRLGLEDQRIWELRG; translated from the coding sequence CTGGAAAACAATTGGTACTATGTCCCCGACCCGTCGGGGCTGGCCTCCTTACGCAGCTACGGTGGCCTGCTACGATATGTCCTGCCCTTCTGGTTTGGCGTAACTGAGAACGGTGGCCTGGTGGACCAGGCCGACACCGGGGGACTGGCAGCCATCCGCCGCTACAATCTGCCGGTGCTGGCCATTGTCCACAATTACTCCAGCCCCCAGTACGGTCCCCTCATCCATCGCCTGCTGACGACAGAAGGGTTGCGCCAGGCCCTGGTCCAGAATATCCTGAACCTGATGTATCGCTGGGACTTTGCCGGGGTGAATATTGATTTTGAGTTCGTCCCGCCGGAGGATCGTCCCTACCTGACCAGTTTTTTGAACCAGCTGGGGCAGACCCTGAAAGGGGCCGGCTTTTTAACAACTATTTCCGTACCGGCGGAACTCCGGGACAATCCCCGCCACCCCTTCTCGGGGGCTTTCAGCTATCCGAATCTGGCCGCCGCCAGCGACCAGGTTTATATCCTGGCTTACGATGAACATTTCGCCACCCCGGGTCCCATAGCCTCTACCAGTTTTATCCGCCAGGTCCTGGATTATGCCGTGACGGTAATTCCCCGGGAAAAGATTCGCCTGGGCATGGCTGTCTACGGTTATGACTGGGCCGAAGGGGCCAGGGTGCCGGTGACCCTATCCCACAGCCAGGTCCTTGACCTGGCCCGTCGTGTCGGGGCCAGCATCTACTATGACCCCAATGCCCAGGAGTCGACCTTTACTTATGTTGAGGATAATACGCCCCATGTGGTGTGGTTTGAAGACGTGCGCAGCTTTAGCGTTCGCCTGGGGCTGGTCAGGGAGTACAACCTGCCTGGTATTGCTGTCTGGCGCCTGGGCCTGGAAGACCAGCGCATCTGGGAACTCCGGGGGTAG